The proteins below come from a single Stomoxys calcitrans chromosome 1, idStoCalc2.1, whole genome shotgun sequence genomic window:
- the LOC131998537 gene encoding uncharacterized protein LOC131998537, producing MEDSVTPRRSPRYQIMTNPSLTTEQFEKLMQAVAAANVKSGTYSHCTARYNGEKDPTKLEEFISAITTFKTVEKISDADAINSMPMLLLGDASEWWSGVKSKARKFEDVIKMLRDSFCPPKPAWRIYAEIFDGKQQKNEATDTFVRKKRALFAKLPKIPSESDQIDILFGMLHVQIRDRVFRHKVESFDELLKDAREAEEAINERGKPVNTEVSSVGGPVRCTYCRKKGHTRENCFKKEKFETEARQEANVIAQTTTAKPKLACYGCNAPGYVRANCPNCSGNKKQQNPEGYVNFNNMTLRLVGREIPVANIHMFGVPGQAYLDTGARTSIASGNLKRIMDFHGCIYDKVRMEISLADGSRSIQECLATVCKIAMGGRPFNVQFVILPNSQNNRTLLGSDFLEQAAVILNMGQGYWCFEDEPGTHFEFPELLPLNLNLLETIKVANTKRHMLSKESTAVKRKSENDGQTEPKYHREVYMSEFESYGPDITNNQNDYSPHSIHAIFKDCLPDSEKDTPERGRRTDLFASLEYDQEYIDSIFTPILMADIKILKPTDGEYLSVKEKQELDLILQKHYTIFGELGEPTPYIEHTINTGDNKPIASAAYRLSFAKSRELKAEVDRMLELGIVEESESAWASPVVMVPKRDGGIRICVDYRKLNSITEPDRYPLPRIDDLLHAAKSTKYMTTLDLQSGYYQIAVNEKDRDKTCFITPFGLFRFTRMPFGLRNAPATFQRLIDRFKVSLKNMLIVAYLDDLIICSPTFKEHLQDLNQVFIRLEQFNLRVKNSKCRFCCRQVRYLGHILTPEGIAIDSAKTLAISEKRSQRM from the coding sequence ATGGAAGATTCCGTAACTCCACGAAGAAGCCCAAGGTACCAAATCATGACGAATCCATCGTTGACCACAGAGCAGTTTGAGAAACTGATGCAGGCCGTAGCAGCTGCAAATGTGAAGTCAGGAACGTATAGCCACTGTACGGCTCGTTATAATGGTGAAAAGGACCCGACCAAGCTGGAAGAGTTTATTTCGGCCATAACAACGTTCAAAACTGTGGAAAAGATTAGCGATGCTGACGCTATTAACAGCATGCCGATGCTTTTATTGGGTGACGCTTCTGAGTGGTGGAGTGGCGTGAAAAGTAAGGCAAGGAAATTTGAGGATGTTATCAAAATGTTGCGTGATTCGTTCTGTCCACCAAAACCAGCATGGCGCATATATGCGGAGATTTTCGATGGAAAACAACAGAAGAACGAGGCAACTGATACTTTTGTACGGAAGAAAAGGGCATTGTTCGCAAAACTTCCCAAGATTCCTTCCGAAAGTGATCAAATTGATATCCTGTTTGGAATGCTTCATGTCCAGATCCGTGACAGAGTTTTTCGACATAAAGTGGAAAGCTTTGACGAATTACTTAAGGATGCACGGGAGGCCGAAGAGGCTATAAACGAAAGAGGAAAACCTGTGAACACTGAGGTTTCGTCCGTCGGTGGTCCAGTCCGTTGTACGTATTGTCGTAAGAAAGGACATACGAGAGAGAACTGTTTCAAGAAAGAGAAATTTGAAACCGAAGCTAGGCAAGAAGCAAACGTCATTGCCCAGACGACTACGGCTAAACCAAAGTTGGCATGTTACGGTTGTAATGCACCAGGATATGTTCGCGCAAACTGCCCAAATTGCAGTGGTAACAAAAAGCAACAAAATCCTGAAGGATacgtaaattttaataacatgacACTACGTTTGGTTGGGAGAGAAATCCCTGTGGCCAATATTCATATGTTTGGTGTCCCTGGACAAGCATATCTAGATACGGGAGCACGTACTAGCATTGCCAGCGGAAATTTAAAGAGAATCATGGATTTCCACGGATGTATTTATGACAAGGTCCGTATGGAAATCTCCTTAGCAGATGGAAGCAGATCCATCCAAGAGTGTTTGGCCACGGTCTGTAAAATTGCAATGGGAGGAAGACCCTTTAACGTGCAGTTCGTCATATTGCCAAATTCTCAAAATAATCGAACTTTGCTAGGTTCAGATTTTCTAGAACAGGCTGCCGTTATTCTGAATATGGGTCAAGGATACTGGTGTTTTGAGGACGAACCCGGTACTCATTTCGAATTTCCGGAACTATTGCCCCTAAATTTGAATTTGCTCGAGACGATAAAAGTGGCCAATACGAAAAGGCATATGCTCAGTAAAGAAAGTACAGCCGTGAAAAGAAAGTCAGAgaatgacggacagacagagccAAAGTACCATCGTGAAGTATACATGTCTGAATTTGAAAGTTATGGTCCTGATATCACCAATAACCAAAATGATTATTCGCCTCACTCTattcatgccatttttaaagattgtttgCCCGATAGTGAAAAGGACACCCCTGAGCGAGGTAGAAGAACTGATCTCTTTGCAAGTTTGGAatatgatcaggaatatatagaCTCAATCTTCACACCGATCCTGATGGCCGATATCAAGATTTTAAAGCCTACCGATGGCGAATATTTGTccgtaaaagaaaaacaagagtTGGACTTGATTTTGCAAAAGCATTACACAATTTTTGGTGAACTTGGAGAACCAACCCCATACATAGAACATACCATAAATACTGGCGATAATAAGCCAATTGCTTCAGCGGCATATAGATTGTCTTTCGCCAAAAGTAGAGAGTTGAAGGCAGAAGTAGACCGAATGCTCGAGTTAGGCATAGTCGAAGAAAGCGAATCTGCTTGGGCCTCACCGGTAGTGATGGTGCCAAAACGAGATGGTGGCATACGGATATGTGTCGACTATAGAAAATTGAATAGCATCACAGAACCCGACAGGTACCCACTGCCCCGAATAGATGACCTACTCCACGCagcaaaaagtacaaaatacaTGACTACGCTTGACCTCCAGAGTGGCTACTACCAAATTGCCGTCAATGAAAAGGATCGGGACAAAACTTGTTTTATTACCCCTTTTGGCCTTTTTCGGTTCACACGGATGCCGTTTGGCCTTAGAAACGCCCCAGCTACTTTTCAGCGTCTAATTGACAGATTCAAAGTCTCATTGAAAAACATGTTGATTGTGGCCTATTTGGATGATTTGATTATATGCTCCCCAACTTTCAAAGAGCATTTGCAAGATCTGAACCAAGTATTCATTCGATTGGAACAATTTAATCTACGGGTTAAAAATTCCAAATGCAGATTTTGTTGTCGTCAAGTCCGGTACTTGGGACACATTTTAACACCTGAgggtatagctatagattcggCTAAAACATTGGCTATCTCAGAGAAAAGGAGCCAAAGAATGTGA